The genomic DNA actttggagaagtgggtaggagtgaggtgtgatctggggtggaggtctagaagtaatctgactagcttgttctgggatgtttggagtctagatttgagggttttggaggtgctagggtaccaggaggtgcatgcgtaattgaaaaacggttgaacgagagttcccgccagaatcttcatggtgcttttgttaacCAGAGAGGAgtttctatagagaaatctcgttcgttggttgaccttttggattaccttggttgccattttatcacaggaaagattagcctctagaatgaaacctaggtaggtgaccttatctttcctggtgataacaatgtcacccacttttatagtgaagtcattgactttcttaaaggcctactgaaatgaattttttttatttaaacggggatagcagatccattctatgtgtcatacttgatcatttcacgatattgccatttttttgctgaaaggatttagtagagaacatcgacgataaagttcgcaacttttggtcgctgataaaaaaagccttgcctgtaccggaagtagcgtggcgtcacaggttgaaaggctcctcacttttccccattgtttacaccagcagcgagagcgattcggaccgagaaagcggtgaataccccattaatttgagccaggatgaaagatttgtggatgaggaacgtgagagtgaaggactagagtgcagtgcaggacgcatcttttttcgctgtgaccgtaatttaggtacaagctggctcattggattccacactctctcctttttctattgtggatcacggatttgtattttaaaccacctcggatactatatcctcttgaaaatgagagtcgagaacgcgaaatggacattcacagtgacttttatctccacgacaatacatccgcgaagcactttagctatggagctaacgtgatagcatcgggattaactgcagatagaaacaaaagaaataaacccctgactggaacgatagacagaaaatcaacaatactattaaaccatggacctgtaactacacggttaatgctttccagcctggcgaagcttaacaatgttgttgctaacgacgccattgaagctaatttagcaacgggacctcacatagctatgctaaaaacattagctattcacctactccagccagccctcatctgctcatcaacacccgtgctcacctgcgttccagcgatcgacggagcgaagtACTTCACCcgcatccgtgcggtcggcggctagcgtcggatagcgcgtctgctatccaagtcaaagtcctcctggttgtgttgctgcagccagccgctaatacaccgatcccagctacaactttcttctttgcagtcttcattgttcattaaacaaattgcaaaagattcaccaacacagatgtccagaatactgtggaattttgagatgaaaaccgagctttttgtattggatacaatgtgtccgaatacttccgtttcaacgattgacgtcacgcgcatacgtcatcatacatagacgttttcaaccggaagtttagcgggaaattttaaatgtcactttataagttaacccggccgtattggcatgtgttgcaatgttaagatttcatcattgatatataaactatcagactacgtggtcggtagtagtgggtttcagtaggcctttaaattagtaacaagttttgcttttgtttaggtattgtgtactgttgactttgttttgctcaaacaattgtatgtaataaaagaaagTAGGGAAACTAGTTAAAATAATTGTTAGacagtcaatagcactcaccataaacacACTTAAAGATTTACATTTGGGACATATTGTGATCTTATCAGTGTTCGTATCACTCGTGGCTGATCGGAATCGgctgcataaaaccctgatcggaacgtcCCTACTTTTAGAGGATTATTTTTCCAGTTGAGAGAGATCCGGGTTTGAACATGTCGGTGTGGAGCAGGGCTGTTCAAACATATGACGCCATACCGGccccctgagttcagttcaaaacttgggagaacaaacagcaaattcctaaaaacattagagtgctcctgttgtatagagcaacttggagtactgtaaacTGTAGACTACTGCATTTTAACCTTGCAAGAAAACataaaacactggggtccaaacttgtgcttcaagttgtgtaaatggtaaataaaaacataatacaatgatttgctaatccttctCAACCGATAttaaactgaatagactgcaaagacaagatacttaacgttcgaactggaaacctttgttattatttgcaaatattacctcatttggaatttgatgactgcaacatgtttcaaaaaaagctggtacaagtggcaaaaaagactgaggaagttgaagaatgcttatcaaacacttatttggaacatcacacaggtgaacaggataattgggaacaggtgggtgccatgattgggtataaaagcagcttcaatgaaatgctcagtcattcacaaacgaggagggggtgagggtcaccactttgtgaacaaatgcgtgagaaaattgtttaagaacaacatttttcaaccagctattgcaaggaatttagggatttcaccatctacgtccgtaatatcatcaaaaggttcagagaatctggagaaatcactgcacgtaagcagcaaggctgaaaaccaacattgaatgcccgtgacattcaatccctcaggcggtactgcatcaaaaagggacatcagtgtgtaaaggatatcactacatggactcaggaacacttcagaaaaccactgtcagtaactacagtttgtcgctacatctgtaagtgcaattaaaaactctactatgcaaagcgaaaaccatttatcaacagcacccagaaacgccgccggctttgctgggaccgagctcatctaatatgaactgatgcaaagtggaaaagtgttccctggtctgacaagtccacatttcaaatagtttttggatactgtggacgttgtgtcctccggaccaaagaggaaaagaaccatccggactgttctaggcgcaaagttgaaaacccagaatctgtgatggtataggggtgtattagtgcccaatgcatgggtaacttacacatctgtgaaggcaccattaatgctgaaaagtacatacaggttttggagcaacatatgttgccatctaagcaatgttatggacgcccctgcttatttcagaaagacaatgccaagccacgtgttacaacagcgtggtttcatagtaaaagagtgcgggtactagactcgcctgcctgtagtccagtccTGTCTCCCAttcaaaatgtgtggcgcattatgaagcctgaaataccacaacggagacccccggactgttgaacaacttaaactacatcaaacaagaatgggaaatagtttcacctgaaaagcttaaaaaattggtctcctcatttcccaaatgtttacagagtgttgttaaaaggaaaggccatgtaacacagtggtaaaaatgcccctgtgccaacttttttgcaatgtgttgctgccattaaattctgagttaatgattatttgcaaaaaaaaaaaagaattctcagttcgaacattaaatatcttgtctttgcagtccattcagttaagtataagttgaaaaggaattgcaagtcattgtattctgtttttatttacgaattacacaacgtgccaacttcactggttgtgggttttgtactttgtaaattaCAAAGTACATGATCTTTTGAGCAGACCTAATGGTCTGTGCTGTCACAACCACAATCAATAAAATAGTTTCTGTCTCTATTAATGGGGCCTGGGgaaccctcaaatatacacatcCAAAACAataaagaaaatgtctaaataaaaTGATGACCAAaacattaaacatcttgtctttgcagtatgttCAATTaagtataagttgaaaaggatttgcaaatctgtcttgttctgtggtctggattatggtttattttttgttagtttttggactcaTAAGTtcatgtttttgtgcacccttgtttgttttggaGACGGCGtggaacctgagggttcctggttcaatccccaacttctaccaacttcgtcacgtccgttgtgtccttgagcaagacacttcacccttgctcctgatgggtcgtggttagggccttgcatggcagctctcgtcatcagtgtgtgaatgtgtgtgtgaatggatgaatgtggaaaaagtgtcaaagcgctttgagtaccttgaaggtagaaaagcgctatacaagtataacccacatTTTAGTTTCCATaacgactcattagtttcacctgcctcatgtgtttggatcacgcacttgctctaatcagagacaattatttaagcctgttttgccagttagtcgtcctggtgacattgctCTGTGCTGCTCtgctcatgccatagttcatgctctgTTGATGTGCTTTTCATGCTctcatgctgctcgtttcatgacacagtaagtgttgtttgttttatgtccatagtttactctaagtgttagtttttgtttcctttgctaagttgtgccttcgccttgtgcgcctttttgctttgtagtactttgagtcaagattaaatcatgtttttacctgcacgccatgtccgtagtagtccgtttgcttcctgggaaaacaatcctcgcagtaagctgcgaaaacctccACGTCATgacaaaatcattgtattctgtttttatttaccatttacacaacgtgccaacttcactggttttgggttttgtacagaaGTGACGTCAACTTTTGgtcagttacacatttttttcataatgtgatttttgtaactaaggtgttgctgtagcttgtttactgcaGAAGCAGTCAGTAGTCATGTGTTCAACATCTTTAGTTGTACGAGTAGTGTACCTCAAGGtttcattttaggtcctctctttttcttcATTTGGGCTAGTCAACTGGTGGCCcgagagttcagttcaaaaacctTGTGAgagacatttttgcagcaggtacttaaaaacactagagcgcTGTCATAGATTTGACGGGCTTTTTCGCAGAAGGTCTTTAAAaagagcagagtgctcctgtaactgccaaaataaatagaccaaaatcaaacgtccactgtggaggacgctggttctccctAAGATGCAAAATAAGACTAACAGTGAATTAAGAAGTCTTAACTTTTTGGAAATGTTGTTCACTCTTTCTAGAAGCTCCCACAGGGACCGTCTGAGCCCCAGTTATCTCTCATCTAGTTTTTATGCGTGTCGCAACACGATTCTGCACGGCCCATCCTATCCAGCTGCATGGTACACCACGTCACAGCTGCCAGAGGGTCGTCCCCCTCACCCCACCGGCCACGCTTGTAGTGCCgttattgttgtgacaaagaaTGCCACTGTAAGCGATCTCACTCGGCAGCGGGATGCTCTCCTTGTCTTCCCCAGAGGAGGACGAGATGATGTTGGTCAGCGCCCTCCTGAGCCTCGCCGGGTGGGTGTCCCTCTACTTCGCCCTGTGTCGCGTCAACGGGCGCCGCAGCTCCGAGTGGAACTGTCGCCTCGTCACCTTGTTGCATGGGATTCTTGCCGTCTGCGTCACGGCGTACATCGGCCACGTGGACGGACCGTGGCCCTTCACACATCCAGGTATGCTCTTGTCAATTATAACATTGCTGTACAATCTAATAagagattttaaaaaatgcatttattcacCAATATTGCGCTAGGAAACCTGAaatatctagatcaggggtgtccaaaccacggCCCGCAGGCCAAATGTGACCCGCCGgcgtcttcaaattggcccgctAGACAGCGGGAGTTCAATGAACAATTTGACTGGGAGCGGTGTATCCAGATATCATGTATACATATTCAATGGTCTGACTGTTGACATATAATCGCCATCTGGTAGCCAACGGAAGTCCCTCTGGCATTAATTATACATTCAACTAAACGAAGTACAGCATTTATTtacatgacccaatccaaacaaccttcccttgtcacggtgcagaaaaaaaagaaaatcaacctgtacaaaaagtcaacaaacatcaTCACACactaaactttgtggatattattaaaacaaatgtccaatcagcatttaaaaaaatgacacccatttaaatccattacaagggagGTTGCGGATAAatgcacacttatccatgtttggtgcattttaggtacttgatatttctgattgattaaaacactttaaggaggttgtgACGGAAGTAAATAGGTAAGAGAActttcacatattcttaataaccaattataataattattaattatacacacattattatattatgtacttgtgtatgtatatatatatatatatatatatatatatatatatatatatatatatatatatatatatatatatatatatatatatatatatatatatagtatatatatgtgtatatatatatgtgtatatatatacatatgtgtgtatatgtgtatatatatatatgtgtgtgtgtgtgtgtgtatatatatatatatgtatatatatatatgtatatgtgtgtgtgtatatatatatatacatacatacatatacacaaaaatgtgtgtgtgtgtgtgtgtgtgtgtgtatatgttactTTGCATGTGTTTTAAGCCCCCGGCCAAATATTTTAAGCCCAATGCAGCCACACAGTCACAAAGTTGGGACATCCTTAGTCTACATGACTGAAATTTTACTAACAAGtcctcttaatgtatttattgctCTTGAAAATGAATCTGGTACTAACTTCCCATAATACCAATTGGTTTTTTTCATACTCTGTCAGCATTTCCTTAAGCATCCtgtggaaaacatcagtagaagaggacacaaaattgAGCACTTAACGGCTGTCCTTCTTTTTGGATCACATTTGGCTTGAGACTTTAATAATTTTCCATCTAAACTCAGATCAAAAACCTTTTTGTTCACAGTCTGATTAAAATGATCGCTGCAAATTTACACTTCTCTCGTTTGGTCCGTCCCATTATGCGCCTCCTCATATGCAGGCTGACtcctttagttgtattgctacaacctgcaacaatgcatctggcagacatatttgataattccttcaaattctgcGTGAAAATAGTATGATTCGggttgaagatgctaccaaaacatacacaatatgaaattgcctccagtcttgtGTAGATgagtcagcaggctgatgcaggcacGCCCACATTTGATGCAAAAAGTGGGTGTTCCAAAATGTGCTTAAACTCATTACAAAACAAGCCTACAGTCACTACTGTGTCTACTTTGAGGGGGAATTTCACCTGTAGACATCATTTTTGGGTttagaactatgaaataagtgcccaTGTTGTTAGCATTTTAGTTGTAGCAAAAACACCACTCAACACTGAGCAAAAATTCGACCGATTTATAGTTTTTACATGGTCATCGTCTCAGGGcaatcaatcgatcgcaactggactgttcagtttctcttagaagacgtttcgctcccatccaagtaggcttcattagttcatgctcatagacttcgaTTGATCAGCtctcgatccgaccaatctaaatccAACCTAAGATTATCCGATTtaagattagtcagatctagatctgaccaatctaagcctatgtgcatgaactgatgaagcctacttgagtGAGAGgcgaacgtcttctaagacaaactgaacagtccagttgcgattgattgaatgctctgagaatacgatgacctggatgaatgagaacatccataatgGTCATCATAAGACCTGCAAAAAATCAAATTAATCCTTTTGGCTCAAAAACATAAATGAAAAATTAACTTAGTCAAGCCCAAAAACataaaaagtcaaagaaaaaGTAACAAACTTAGACTTTGACCAAAGACTTGTAAACGAAAGTCCAGTCCTATTTCTGTGCAAACTTCTTATCtgacttctgacaccatttgtcaCTGAAGACGAGGAATACAACCAGGATTTGAACTAGGGTTttgtgcagacctgggcaaattaaggcccgttaagcttttcaatctgctccaccggacattcccaaatgatttttttagatctttaagatggaaagtgtagttgccattatgatgtgcagtgatgttttctaatgaccgtaagttttgaactatacaaagtatttcaatagttcgaatctgcgcttttgctttATATACAAGTTACTATGGTaaaataattagttactatggtgatctaattagttacaatggtgatctaattagttactatggtaatctaagtcacatcagctcagacgaggcaccaagcagtgtgggtggggagcgtttccacagagtgtttccagagcggccggcctgaaatgtgggtgtcagggacagatgcggatggagatttttacaaccaagttctaaagcttagtgatgtatcagattgtcgggtttattttttacccttcgcgttcatatttcgctctttgttgcatttttgttgcgtttcgcttgattgtaaaatatgtcgatcgagacgtccacatgttgtcaatattcagtgttttatcgttcatagttaatattgtaaatcccacattctttattttcatgtactgtacattctgggtgtctcatttaaAATTCTATTCCATTTTTTAAAATGGTCTGTCATAagatttttagcattcaatcagacattattgggaggttttgtattagtgttcctaaaaatagatataccggcccccagacacatttttttctctaaatttggccccccgagtgaaaataattgcccaggcctgctcttacttacttacttacttacttacttactactcCTTCTAGGGCATAGGCTGTCAACAAGTGACCTGGTCTGGCAGGTTGAAAAACATGCCATTAAAGAGCCATGCAGGTTCACCCTTGTGTTGTAAAGCCaaacaaataaaagtactctCAACCCTTAATGTCACATGATGAAGACTTAGCTTTATATCTAAATGCAAAAACAATACATCACATAATCAAAATCAATCCAGACATAACAGTTAGATTGCGTGTTGTACTAAGGCTGGCGCTGTtgcctcacagcgagaaggttctgggtttgattcccgggctcggggtctttctgcgtggcgcttgcatgttctccctgtggctGCGTGGGTTGTATgcggatactccggcttcctcccacttccaaagacatgcacctggggataggttaatgtgtaacactaaattggccctagtgtgtgaatgttgtctgtttatctgttggccctgtgatgaggtggcgacttgccttccacccgagtgcagctatGATAGGCGCCAGCCCCCcgcgcgaccccaagagggacaagcggcagaaattgGATGGATTGGACAAATAACCATAGCATAGGTAGCCTGTCATTACACTGTTCGCATTTAACATCTTTGCTATGTAAAACACAAAAatacctacagtcgtggtcaaaagttgacacttgtaaagaacataatgtcatggctgtcttgagtttccaataatttctacaactcttattttttgtgatagagtgattggagcacatacttgttggtcacaaaaaacattcatgaagtttggttcttttatgaatttattatgggtctactgaaaatgtgaccaaatctgctgggtcaaaagtatacatacagcaatgttaatatttggttacatgtcccttggcaagtttcactgcaataaggcgcttttggtagccatccacaagcttctggcaagcttctggttgaatttttgaccactcctcttgacaaaattggtgcagttcagctaaatttgttggttttctgacatggacttgtttcttcagcattgtccacatgtttaagtcaggactttgggaaggccattctaaaaccttaattcgagtttgatttagccattcctttaccacttttgacttttgtttggggtcattgtcctgttggaacacccaactgcgcccaagacccaacctccgggctgatttggaggtaatcttcctttttcattgtcccatttactctctgtaaagcaccagttccctttgcagcaaaacagacctagagaataatactaccaccaccatgcttgacggtaggaatggtgttcctgggattaaaggcctcaccttttctcctccaaacatattgctgggtattgtggccaaacagctcaatttttgtttcatctaacatcacatggacaaagataagaccttctggaggaaagttatgtggtcgtTTTCAatggacccataataaattcataaaagaaccaaacttcatgaatgttttttgtgaccaacaagtatgtgctccaatcactctattacaaaaaaataagagttgtagaaatgattggaaacccaagacagccatgacattatgtcctttacaagtgtatgtacatttttgaccACGATTGTATGTGGAACTGACAAAATACACCGAATACAAGCATGATGGAGGTCATATTTAATTTGGAGGtgtattttgtattagtgtattttgtattgtgtatttttgtattttctattgtgtatttttgtattgtgtattttgtattttggtttggtttctacatttttcaacctatcaaAATGCTATTTTGCTTAGGATTTACTGTTTCATCTACATAACTCTCAGTATGATGCAGTTTAGTAATCTAGTTTAGTATATACAGTGAGTAAATATTGACTTTATTCATGTGTGTTTGTAAACAAGGTACAAAGAACACACCTCTGCAGATAAACGCCCTGATGCTGAGCCTGGGCTACTTCATTTTCGACATGGCCTGGTGCGTCCACTTCCGCACCGAGGGGGCCGTGATGCTGGCCCACCACACGGTGAGCATCCTGGGCATCCTGCTGACCCTGTGGCTGGGGGAGTCGGGCATCGAAGGCTGCGCCGTGCTCTTCGGCAGCGAGATCACCAACCccctcctgcaggcgcgctggttCCTCAAGCAGACGGGCCGCTACGGGACGCCGCTGGCCGACGCCGTGGACGTCCTGTTTGTGCTGCTCTTTGTGCTGATGCGAGTCTTCGTGGGAGGGACAATGCTGTACTGTGAGCTGATCTCTCCGAGGCCCAGATTCTTCATCAAGTGCGGGGGAGTGGCCATGTACGCGCTTTCCTGGGTCTTTATGGTGGACATTGTTCGCTTTGCCGTCCGCAAGAGCAGGACTTGGCGCCAGCGGCGGCGTGAGCAACAGGAGGCGACTAATGACGATAAAGGCAAAAAGGACTGATGAGTCATACTTTTAGCAAATACTTTTCATCTATGAAACTGAGATGCTAGGCAGACTGTAAGCAGCCAAGCAAAACGTGGCTCCAAAGTTTGTTTACATCACAATCCTTG from Entelurus aequoreus isolate RoL-2023_Sb linkage group LG10, RoL_Eaeq_v1.1, whole genome shotgun sequence includes the following:
- the tlcd5a gene encoding TLC domain-containing protein 5a isoform X1; translation: MLSLSSPEEDEMMLVSALLSLAGWVSLYFALCRVNGRRSSEWNCRLVTLLHGILAVCVTAYIGHVDGPWPFTHPGTKNTPLQINALMLSLGYFIFDMAWCVHFRTEGAVMLAHHTVSILGILLTLWLGESGIEGCAVLFGSEITNPLLQARWFLKQTGRYGTPLADAVDVLFVLLFVLMRVFVGGTMLYCELISPRPRFFIKCGGVAMYALSWVFMVDIVRFAVRKSRTWRQRRREQQEATNDDKGKKD
- the tlcd5a gene encoding TLC domain-containing protein 5a isoform X2, yielding MMLVSALLSLAGWVSLYFALCRVNGRRSSEWNCRLVTLLHGILAVCVTAYIGHVDGPWPFTHPGTKNTPLQINALMLSLGYFIFDMAWCVHFRTEGAVMLAHHTVSILGILLTLWLGESGIEGCAVLFGSEITNPLLQARWFLKQTGRYGTPLADAVDVLFVLLFVLMRVFVGGTMLYCELISPRPRFFIKCGGVAMYALSWVFMVDIVRFAVRKSRTWRQRRREQQEATNDDKGKKD